In a genomic window of Sphingomonas lutea:
- a CDS encoding CDP-alcohol phosphatidyltransferase family protein: protein MSEAPLLFVPVGDNGAMMFGMPARDRACRLATNAGFACADAPEPGRAMLLANMRYTWDPAWIREMRDRPGTMLTLGGEPVLIHVPVGANLAEAKAALAENRAAQGYDLIAAEDVELENKVLRKRERPFVLPLDATDPEPAERAAYDAAYKGVTDALTLYLWRRPAFHLTRWAAQAKLTPNMITSVGAVCCALAFYLFWIGEYWLGVASGFTFMVLDTVDGKLARCTGASSKWGNVFDHGIDLVHPPFWWWAWAHGLAAYGTPIRPPVWETMLLAAIIGGYVAQRAIEGIWIKRFKGMEIHVWRPLDSKFRLVTARRNPNMVILAGSLLFARPDVGLELVAWWTIVSLIFHTVRLAQATERLLRGQPVTSWLEA from the coding sequence ATGAGCGAAGCGCCACTGCTGTTCGTGCCGGTCGGAGACAATGGCGCGATGATGTTCGGAATGCCCGCACGCGACCGGGCATGCCGGCTCGCGACCAATGCCGGCTTTGCTTGCGCGGATGCCCCTGAACCGGGTCGCGCAATGCTCCTCGCCAACATGCGCTACACCTGGGACCCCGCCTGGATTCGGGAAATGCGGGACCGGCCCGGGACGATGCTGACGCTCGGCGGAGAGCCCGTTCTGATCCACGTCCCCGTCGGCGCCAACCTTGCCGAGGCCAAAGCGGCGCTTGCCGAGAACCGGGCCGCGCAAGGCTACGACCTGATCGCGGCGGAGGACGTCGAACTCGAGAACAAGGTGCTGCGCAAGCGCGAACGCCCCTTCGTCCTGCCGCTCGATGCCACCGACCCCGAGCCCGCCGAGCGTGCTGCCTATGATGCCGCCTACAAGGGCGTCACCGACGCGCTGACGCTCTACCTGTGGCGCCGGCCGGCATTCCACCTGACGCGCTGGGCGGCGCAAGCGAAGCTGACGCCGAACATGATCACCAGTGTCGGCGCGGTGTGCTGCGCACTGGCCTTCTATCTGTTCTGGATCGGCGAATATTGGCTTGGCGTCGCATCGGGCTTCACCTTCATGGTGCTCGACACGGTCGATGGGAAGCTCGCGCGCTGCACCGGCGCCTCGTCGAAGTGGGGCAATGTGTTCGACCACGGCATCGACCTTGTCCACCCGCCCTTCTGGTGGTGGGCGTGGGCACACGGGCTTGCCGCCTATGGCACGCCGATAAGGCCGCCGGTGTGGGAGACGATGCTGCTTGCCGCGATCATCGGCGGCTATGTCGCCCAGCGCGCGATCGAGGGCATCTGGATCAAGCGCTTCAAGGGCATGGAAATCCACGTCTGGCGGCCGCTCGACAGCAAGTTCCGGCTGGTCACCGCGCGGCGCAATCCGAACATGGTGATCCTTGCCGGCTCCCTGCTGTTCGCACGGCCCGATGTCGGGCTTGAGCTGGTCGCCTGGTGGACGATCGTCAGCCTGATCTTCCACACCGTCCGGCTAGCGCAGGCGACCGAACGGTTGCTGCGCGGGCAGCCCGTGACCTCGTGGCTCGAAGCATGA
- a CDS encoding nucleotidyltransferase family protein — protein sequence MTHNAIVLAGSRPGTDPFAQKYGAELKALIPIAGEPMLARPVQALLASKCIGKVIVLAQEPDRLRSALPGDARVELRPSGATIATTIRALCDDPATPWPLLITTADHALLEPAMVEEMCAAADDVDVAIGVVERRALMRRLPGTRRTWIRLRGGAYTGANLFALRSPAVAPAIELWRSVEQDRKKGWRIVSAIGPGTLIGAALRLLTLNDALDRAGRRVGLTFKAVRLDNPLAGVDVDKPEDHALVEAILAGKA from the coding sequence ATGACCCACAACGCCATCGTCCTCGCCGGATCGCGCCCCGGCACCGACCCGTTCGCGCAAAAATATGGCGCGGAGCTGAAAGCCCTGATCCCGATCGCGGGCGAGCCGATGCTGGCGCGCCCAGTCCAGGCGCTCCTCGCCAGCAAATGCATCGGCAAGGTGATCGTTCTCGCGCAGGAGCCCGACCGGCTGCGGAGCGCGTTGCCCGGGGATGCGCGGGTGGAGCTCAGGCCGTCGGGCGCGACGATCGCCACAACCATCCGTGCGCTATGCGACGATCCCGCGACGCCGTGGCCGCTGCTCATCACCACGGCGGATCATGCGCTGCTCGAACCGGCGATGGTCGAGGAGATGTGCGCCGCGGCCGACGATGTCGATGTCGCCATCGGCGTGGTCGAGCGGCGCGCGCTGATGCGCCGGCTTCCGGGGACTCGGCGGACGTGGATCCGGCTGCGCGGCGGGGCCTACACCGGCGCCAACCTGTTCGCGCTGCGATCCCCCGCGGTCGCGCCGGCGATCGAGCTGTGGCGCAGCGTCGAGCAGGATCGCAAGAAGGGCTGGCGGATCGTTTCGGCGATCGGGCCCGGCACGCTAATCGGCGCAGCGCTGCGGCTGCTGACGCTCAACGACGCGCTCGACCGTGCAGGGCGGCGCGTCGGGTTAACGTTCAAGGCGGTGCGGCTCGACAATCCGCTTGCCGGCGTCGACGTCGACAAGCCCGAGGATCATGCGCTGGTCGAGGCCATATTGGCGGGCAAGGCATGA
- a CDS encoding HAD family hydrolase, with protein sequence MSDLAVYDMDRTVTRQPTYTYFLLHCATRRAPWRLVFVPVVVLSMLAYLAKLIDRARLKEINHHLLLGRTIHPRELKPLVDSFAERQVATNIRPGARDAIARDKAQGRRLVLATASYRLYADAIAERLGFDDVIGTGSIIGLDERVHARIDGENAYGEAKMRMISAWVEKSGLLGKHGHVRFYSDHVSDAPAFQWSDEPVAVNPHGKLRRLAEARGWAVEDWG encoded by the coding sequence ATGAGCGATCTTGCGGTTTACGACATGGACCGGACGGTCACGCGCCAGCCGACCTACACCTATTTCCTGCTGCATTGCGCGACACGGCGCGCGCCGTGGCGGCTGGTGTTCGTGCCGGTCGTGGTGCTGTCGATGCTCGCCTATCTCGCAAAGCTGATCGACCGCGCCAGGCTCAAGGAGATCAACCACCATCTGTTGCTTGGGCGCACGATCCATCCGCGCGAGCTCAAGCCGCTGGTCGATAGCTTCGCCGAGCGGCAAGTCGCGACCAACATCCGTCCCGGCGCGCGCGACGCGATTGCGCGCGACAAGGCCCAGGGGCGGCGCCTGGTGCTCGCCACCGCATCGTACCGCCTCTACGCCGACGCCATTGCCGAGCGGCTCGGGTTCGACGACGTCATCGGCACCGGATCGATCATCGGCCTTGACGAGCGCGTCCATGCCCGCATCGACGGCGAGAATGCCTATGGCGAGGCCAAGATGCGGATGATCTCGGCGTGGGTCGAGAAGTCCGGCCTCCTCGGCAAGCACGGCCACGTGCGCTTTTATTCCGACCACGTGTCGGACGCGCCAGCGTTCCAATGGTCCGACGAGCCGGTCGCGGTGAACCCGCACGGCAAGTTGCGGCGACTGGCGGAAGCGCGCGGCTGGGCGGTCGAGGATTGGGGTTAG
- a CDS encoding LytTR family DNA-binding domain-containing protein → MPSRLGTEIVALEAEDHYLRVHTMLGSDLVLMRLSDAIAAIGPDLGLQVHRSWWVARDAIREVVRTDQRSQLRLMNGLTVPVGRTYTAAVRGAVDLL, encoded by the coding sequence TTGCCGAGCCGCCTCGGCACTGAGATCGTCGCGCTTGAAGCCGAGGACCATTATCTGCGCGTCCACACCATGCTGGGCTCGGACCTCGTCCTGATGCGCCTGTCGGACGCCATTGCCGCGATCGGCCCCGATCTCGGCCTGCAGGTCCACCGCAGCTGGTGGGTGGCGCGTGATGCCATCCGCGAAGTGGTCCGCACGGATCAGCGATCGCAGCTGAGGCTTATGAACGGGCTGACGGTCCCCGTGGGGCGGACCTACACGGCGGCGGTGCGCGGCGCCGTGGACCTACTTTAG
- a CDS encoding nuclear transport factor 2 family protein, which translates to MLAGCAHAVPAPCPASPRAEAEIERTVQAFYQALRTDDLGAFRRVTTARFYSFDGGDRYDGIALAELIRDARAAGRKFTWSVGPLDTQRQCNVAWTAWQNSGSAGPAGQVKPVTWLESAVLVHDGKAWKIDFFHSHRATAN; encoded by the coding sequence ATGCTGGCCGGCTGCGCGCACGCCGTCCCCGCGCCTTGCCCGGCGTCACCGCGCGCCGAGGCCGAGATTGAGCGCACCGTCCAGGCCTTCTACCAGGCGCTGCGCACGGACGACCTCGGCGCCTTTCGGCGGGTAACCACGGCGCGTTTTTACTCGTTCGATGGCGGCGACCGCTACGACGGGATCGCGCTCGCCGAACTCATCCGCGACGCGCGCGCGGCCGGCCGGAAATTCACCTGGTCGGTCGGTCCGCTCGACACGCAGCGCCAGTGCAATGTTGCCTGGACCGCCTGGCAAAACAGCGGAAGCGCCGGCCCGGCCGGCCAGGTGAAGCCGGTGACCTGGCTCGAGTCCGCTGTGCTCGTGCATGACGGCAAGGCGTGGAAGATCGACTTCTTCCACTCCCATCGCGCGACAGCAAACTAG
- a CDS encoding cystathionine gamma-synthase family protein, whose product MPTENEASAETSQHRTPRPSPTSIGNHKLKPQTLMLGYGFDPELSEGSLKPPIFLTSTFVFETAAAGKRFFEGVTGKRPGGAEGLIYSRFNGPNQEILEDRLAVWEDADDALAFSSGMSAIATLLLTFVRPGDVVVHSGPLYAATETLIAKILGQFGVSWLDFPSGASREQIDAVIAEAKAKGRVSLIYLESPANPTNQLVDVEGVAAARDAAFGADDKPPIAIDNTFLGPLWAKPLAQGADLSIYSLTKYVGGHSDLVAGGLVGEKGLINQVRMFRNTIGTICDPNTAWMLLRSLETLELRMDRAGENARKVCEFLRDHPKVEKVGYLGFLEEGSTQADIYRRHCLGAGSTFSLYLKGGEKEAFAFLDNLKIANLAVSLGGTETLASAPAAMTHLSVPDERKKALDITDNLVRISIGVEDPDDLIADFANALNAV is encoded by the coding sequence TTGCCCACCGAAAATGAAGCCAGCGCCGAAACCTCGCAGCATCGGACGCCGCGGCCGTCGCCGACCAGCATCGGCAATCACAAGCTGAAGCCGCAGACGTTGATGCTCGGCTATGGCTTCGATCCGGAGCTGAGCGAAGGGTCGCTCAAGCCGCCGATCTTCCTCACCTCGACCTTCGTGTTCGAGACTGCGGCCGCGGGCAAGCGCTTCTTCGAAGGCGTCACCGGCAAGCGTCCGGGCGGCGCGGAAGGGCTGATCTATTCGCGCTTCAATGGCCCCAACCAGGAAATCCTCGAGGATCGCCTAGCGGTGTGGGAAGACGCCGATGACGCGCTCGCCTTCTCGAGCGGCATGTCGGCGATTGCGACCTTGCTGTTGACCTTCGTCCGGCCCGGCGACGTCGTCGTCCATTCGGGGCCGCTCTATGCCGCGACCGAGACGTTGATCGCCAAGATCCTCGGCCAGTTCGGCGTGTCGTGGCTCGACTTCCCGTCGGGAGCGTCGCGCGAACAGATCGACGCGGTGATTGCCGAGGCGAAAGCCAAGGGCCGTGTGTCGCTCATCTATCTCGAAAGCCCGGCCAACCCGACCAACCAATTGGTCGATGTCGAAGGGGTCGCTGCGGCGCGCGACGCCGCCTTTGGCGCGGACGACAAGCCGCCGATCGCGATCGACAACACCTTTCTGGGGCCGCTGTGGGCCAAGCCGTTGGCACAGGGCGCCGATCTGTCGATCTACAGCCTGACCAAATATGTCGGCGGGCACAGCGACCTTGTCGCTGGTGGACTGGTTGGTGAAAAGGGGCTGATCAATCAGGTGCGGATGTTCCGCAACACGATCGGAACGATCTGCGACCCCAACACTGCGTGGATGCTCCTGCGCAGCCTCGAAACGCTTGAGCTCCGCATGGACCGCGCGGGCGAAAATGCGCGGAAAGTGTGCGAATTCCTGCGCGATCACCCCAAGGTCGAAAAGGTCGGTTACCTCGGTTTCCTCGAGGAGGGCTCGACGCAGGCCGACATCTATCGCCGCCATTGCCTTGGCGCGGGATCGACCTTTTCGCTCTATCTGAAGGGCGGCGAGAAGGAGGCGTTCGCCTTCCTCGACAATCTGAAGATCGCCAACCTCGCGGTCAGCCTCGGCGGCACCGAAACCCTCGCCAGCGCGCCCGCGGCAATGACCCACCTGTCGGTCCCCGACGAACGCAAGAAGGCGCTCGACATCACCGACAATCTGGTGCGGATTTCGATCGGCGTCGAAGATCCCGACGATCTGATTGCCGACTTCGCCAACGCGCTGAACGCAGTTTGA
- the pgeF gene encoding peptidoglycan editing factor PgeF, which translates to MSSVEVIMASTLPGNPHGFLGRRGGISTGDLAGLNVGTGSNDERAAIVENRRRAVAAVLPGAELATVHQIHSAEAVYCARAWPHDDRPHADALVTDRPGILLGILTADCAPVLLADREAGVIGAAHAGWKGAIGGVTDAVIAVMETRGARRDRIVAAVGPCIAQASYEVDDGFRDRFIAADAGNARFFAGRQFDLEGYVGQRLRAAGIALVEALHLDTYADPDRFYSYRRATHRGEADYGRQVSLIGLPPKPA; encoded by the coding sequence ATGAGCTCCGTCGAAGTCATCATGGCGTCGACCCTGCCGGGGAACCCGCACGGGTTCCTCGGGCGCCGGGGCGGGATCTCGACGGGCGATCTCGCGGGCCTCAACGTCGGCACCGGCAGCAACGACGAACGTGCGGCCATTGTCGAGAATCGCCGGCGCGCCGTCGCCGCCGTCCTTCCCGGCGCCGAGCTTGCCACGGTCCATCAGATCCATTCCGCGGAAGCCGTCTATTGCGCGCGTGCCTGGCCGCACGACGATCGGCCGCACGCCGATGCGCTGGTGACCGACCGCCCCGGCATCCTGCTCGGCATCCTCACGGCCGACTGCGCGCCCGTGCTTCTCGCCGACCGCGAGGCGGGCGTGATCGGCGCCGCCCATGCCGGCTGGAAAGGCGCCATCGGCGGTGTCACCGACGCCGTGATCGCCGTGATGGAAACGCGCGGCGCGCGCCGCGACCGCATCGTTGCTGCCGTCGGGCCATGCATCGCGCAAGCCTCTTATGAAGTGGACGACGGCTTCCGCGACCGCTTTATCGCCGCCGATGCCGGTAACGCGCGCTTCTTCGCTGGCCGGCAGTTCGATCTGGAAGGCTATGTCGGTCAACGGTTGCGGGCAGCGGGTATTGCTCTGGTCGAAGCGCTCCACCTCGACACCTATGCCGATCCCGACCGATTCTATTCCTACCGCCGCGCCACACACCGGGGAGAGGCGGACTATGGGCGACAAGTCAGCCTGATCGGCCTGCCGCCGAAACCGGCTTGA
- a CDS encoding GNAT family N-acetyltransferase has translation MNVTYRDAVDCDAAALKDLFAETFVETFGHLYRPADLQAFLDGNTLARWQENLANPDVSICVAESDHQLVGFIELAPKGLPHDTDVPALELRRLYLRSSARGLGIADALMRWILDKASSRGAQELVLSVFIDNHRARRFYERYGFDIVGKYDFMVGSHADEDLILRHVIMQGHA, from the coding sequence ATGAACGTCACCTACAGAGACGCAGTCGATTGCGATGCAGCAGCACTGAAAGACCTGTTCGCCGAAACCTTCGTCGAAACCTTCGGTCATCTTTATCGTCCCGCGGACCTGCAGGCGTTCCTCGACGGCAACACCCTCGCCAGATGGCAAGAAAATCTGGCCAACCCCGACGTGAGCATCTGCGTTGCCGAAAGCGACCACCAACTCGTTGGTTTCATCGAGCTTGCGCCGAAGGGATTGCCGCATGACACGGATGTGCCGGCACTCGAGCTGCGGCGCCTGTATCTGAGGAGCAGCGCGCGCGGCCTGGGGATCGCCGATGCCCTGATGAGGTGGATCCTCGACAAGGCCTCTTCCCGCGGTGCGCAAGAGTTGGTTCTTTCCGTTTTCATCGACAATCATCGAGCTCGCCGGTTCTATGAGCGTTACGGATTCGACATCGTAGGGAAGTATGACTTCATGGTCGGCAGCCACGCGGATGAAGACCTGATCCTGCGGCACGTCATCATGCAGGGGCATGCATGA
- a CDS encoding class I SAM-dependent methyltransferase, protein MDACNAYYYGTRDPFGARGDFTTAPEVSQMFGEMVGAALADCWMRAGAPADAIYAELGPGRGTLAADALRVLRSAGFAGQVHLVETSPVLRDAQKEAVTGAIWHESIDDIPLQPLLLVGNEFLDALPIQQWVGAAERRVLVAAGGLAFDRDGDVTETSPAREQAVGAIASRLAAKGGVALFIDYGHARSAPGDTLQAVSSHGYSPVLADPGEQDLTSHVDFEAVARAATGAGTVASALVSQGEWLNALGIGARAAALAAANSDRADELAAQVQRLTGRDQMGELFKVMAIRSPAWPELAGLR, encoded by the coding sequence ATGGACGCCTGCAACGCATATTATTACGGCACGCGCGATCCGTTTGGCGCACGCGGCGACTTCACCACTGCGCCCGAGGTCAGCCAGATGTTCGGTGAAATGGTGGGCGCGGCGCTGGCCGATTGCTGGATGCGCGCGGGCGCCCCCGCGGATGCCATTTATGCCGAGCTTGGCCCGGGGCGCGGCACGCTTGCGGCGGACGCTTTGCGCGTGCTGCGTTCGGCAGGTTTTGCGGGGCAGGTGCATTTGGTCGAAACCAGTCCGGTGCTTCGGGATGCGCAGAAAGAGGCCGTCACGGGCGCAATCTGGCACGAATCGATCGATGACATCCCACTCCAGCCGCTGCTTCTCGTGGGCAACGAATTTCTCGACGCTCTCCCGATCCAGCAATGGGTCGGCGCGGCCGAGCGACGCGTGCTCGTGGCGGCCGGCGGACTTGCCTTCGACCGAGACGGGGACGTGACGGAGACCTCCCCGGCTCGCGAACAGGCGGTCGGTGCGATCGCTAGCCGCCTTGCCGCCAAGGGCGGTGTCGCCTTGTTCATCGATTATGGTCATGCACGCAGCGCCCCTGGCGACACGCTCCAGGCCGTCTCCAGCCACGGATACTCGCCAGTCCTGGCCGACCCAGGCGAGCAGGATCTGACGTCGCATGTCGACTTCGAAGCCGTCGCTCGCGCCGCGACGGGGGCTGGCACGGTGGCGTCGGCGCTCGTCAGCCAGGGGGAATGGCTCAATGCGCTGGGCATCGGCGCACGCGCGGCGGCGTTGGCAGCCGCTAACTCCGATCGCGCGGATGAGCTCGCGGCGCAGGTGCAACGCCTTACGGGCCGAGATCAGATGGGCGAACTATTCAAGGTGATGGCGATTCGATCGCCGGCATGGCCCGAGCTCGCGGGATTGAGATGA
- the lgt gene encoding prolipoprotein diacylglyceryl transferase, whose protein sequence is MQVNNSSSFVAFPDLGLSPIALSIGPFDLRWYSLAYLAGIFIGYWYLLRLLKRPGSPMDRRHGDDLVFYAALGIILGGRLGYVLFYNLGQYLENPLEILKLWDGGMSFHGGVVGTSLGIIYLSWKQKLNWLRVHDYVACCVPFGLFFGRLANFVNQELWGAPTQVPWAIRFQEISPFGERVLGPPRHPSQLYEAGLEGLVLFGILWWMFWKTDARYQPGKLVGAFIFFYGLFRFGVEFIREPDQQLVAFTQATGLHMGQWLSVPMIVGGLYLMLTAKRRRVRVEPTVGAESVA, encoded by the coding sequence TTGCAGGTCAACAATAGTAGTTCGTTCGTCGCCTTCCCGGACCTAGGCCTTTCGCCCATCGCCTTGTCGATCGGTCCGTTCGACTTGCGCTGGTACAGCCTTGCCTATCTGGCCGGCATTTTCATTGGCTATTGGTACCTGCTGCGACTGCTCAAACGACCCGGCTCGCCGATGGACCGTCGCCATGGCGACGACCTCGTCTTCTACGCCGCGCTCGGGATCATCCTTGGCGGGCGGCTGGGCTATGTATTGTTCTACAATCTCGGCCAGTATCTCGAAAACCCGCTCGAGATCCTGAAGCTCTGGGACGGCGGCATGTCGTTTCACGGCGGGGTCGTCGGGACCTCGCTCGGTATCATCTATCTGTCGTGGAAGCAGAAGCTGAACTGGCTGCGGGTGCACGATTATGTCGCGTGCTGCGTGCCCTTCGGCCTGTTCTTCGGCCGGCTCGCCAATTTCGTGAACCAGGAGCTGTGGGGCGCGCCGACGCAGGTGCCGTGGGCGATCCGTTTCCAGGAGATCAGCCCGTTCGGCGAGCGCGTCCTCGGCCCCCCGCGCCACCCAAGCCAGCTGTACGAGGCGGGCCTTGAAGGGCTCGTCCTGTTCGGCATCCTGTGGTGGATGTTCTGGAAGACCGACGCCCGCTACCAGCCGGGCAAGCTCGTCGGCGCCTTCATCTTCTTCTACGGCCTGTTCCGCTTCGGGGTGGAGTTCATCCGCGAACCTGACCAGCAGCTTGTCGCCTTCACCCAGGCGACCGGCCTGCATATGGGCCAGTGGCTGTCGGTGCCGATGATCGTCGGCGGCCTATACCTGATGCTCACCGCCAAGCGCCGTCGCGTCCGCGTCGAGCCGACGGTCGGCGCGGAGAGCGTTGCCTGA
- a CDS encoding class I adenylate-forming enzyme family protein has translation MQSELDRKYDENLARLTAPGGRLVISKDDKGQAIVANFPPTIPGLLRAFCKLNADAEAVVSGDERFTFAQLDEISERLAHALVSRGIAKGDRVGIAMRNCPAWIVSYMAIVKAGGVATLLNGWWEAGELQHALELTEPALILADAPRAKRLAQCPRQFPTIGLAVDQPIETALAELFEGADLAAPLPDIAPDDDATILFTSGSTGESKGAVSTHRAVTTATYAYATGLMCLLGVLTEAGRAPTSPPRTLLSVPLFHVTGEVPVMLNSFVVARCMVVMPKWDASEALRLIEKEKITYFVGVPTMSLELMTHPDRDKYDLSSLRDITAGGAPRPISHVERLQSEFPEAQPALGYGLTETNAAGFSNFWGNYAAKPASTGRAQLPYIEAAILGEGERHLPPREVGEIAIRSAANIKGYWRNPEATAALFTADGYIRTGDVGYLDEDGYLFIVDRKKEIIIRGGENISAAEVEAECYACPAVAEAAVFGMADERLGEVPIAVIYVRDDAELSESELRAFLDSRIAKFKIPERFIFATEPLPRLGTGKIDRRSLKTQYAH, from the coding sequence GTGCAAAGCGAGCTCGACCGCAAATATGACGAGAACCTCGCGCGCTTGACCGCGCCGGGTGGGCGCCTGGTCATAAGCAAGGATGACAAGGGCCAGGCGATCGTGGCCAATTTCCCGCCGACGATCCCCGGCCTGCTGCGCGCCTTTTGCAAGCTGAACGCGGACGCCGAGGCCGTCGTCTCGGGCGACGAGCGCTTCACCTTTGCTCAATTGGACGAGATTTCCGAGCGGCTTGCGCATGCCCTGGTGTCGCGCGGGATCGCCAAGGGCGACCGCGTCGGAATCGCAATGCGCAACTGCCCGGCGTGGATCGTCAGCTACATGGCGATCGTCAAGGCCGGCGGCGTCGCGACCCTGCTCAACGGCTGGTGGGAAGCGGGCGAGCTTCAGCATGCGCTCGAACTGACCGAGCCAGCGCTGATCCTGGCCGATGCACCGCGCGCCAAGCGCCTTGCGCAATGCCCGCGCCAATTTCCGACCATCGGCCTGGCCGTCGACCAGCCGATCGAAACCGCCCTGGCGGAGCTGTTCGAGGGCGCAGACCTTGCCGCCCCGCTGCCCGACATCGCACCGGATGACGATGCGACGATCCTCTTCACCTCGGGCTCCACCGGGGAGTCCAAGGGCGCGGTCTCGACGCATCGCGCGGTGACCACCGCAACCTACGCCTATGCAACAGGGCTGATGTGCCTGCTCGGCGTCCTCACCGAGGCGGGGCGCGCGCCGACCAGCCCGCCGCGCACCCTGCTCAGCGTGCCGCTGTTCCATGTCACCGGCGAAGTGCCGGTGATGCTCAACAGCTTCGTCGTCGCGCGCTGCATGGTGGTCATGCCCAAATGGGACGCGAGCGAAGCGCTGAGACTCATCGAAAAGGAAAAGATCACCTATTTCGTCGGCGTCCCGACCATGAGCCTCGAGCTCATGACCCACCCCGACCGCGACAAATATGACTTGTCGTCGCTGCGCGACATCACCGCTGGCGGCGCGCCGCGGCCGATCAGCCATGTCGAGCGGCTGCAAAGCGAATTCCCCGAGGCGCAGCCGGCACTGGGCTATGGCCTGACCGAAACCAACGCCGCGGGGTTCAGCAATTTCTGGGGCAATTATGCCGCCAAGCCCGCCTCCACCGGCCGCGCACAGCTGCCCTATATCGAGGCCGCGATCCTCGGCGAGGGCGAACGCCACCTGCCGCCGCGCGAGGTCGGGGAAATCGCGATCCGCAGTGCGGCCAACATCAAGGGTTATTGGCGCAACCCGGAAGCGACCGCGGCGCTGTTCACGGCTGACGGCTACATTCGCACCGGCGACGTTGGCTATCTCGACGAGGACGGCTATTTGTTCATCGTCGACCGCAAGAAGGAAATCATCATCCGCGGCGGCGAAAACATCTCAGCCGCCGAGGTCGAGGCCGAATGCTATGCCTGCCCGGCGGTGGCCGAGGCAGCGGTGTTCGGCATGGCTGACGAGCGACTGGGCGAAGTGCCGATCGCGGTGATCTACGTCCGCGACGACGCCGAGCTGAGCGAAAGCGAACTGCGCGCGTTTCTCGACAGCCGGATTGCCAAGTTCAAGATTCCCGAACGCTTCATTTTTGCGACTGAGCCGTTGCCGCGGCTGGGCACGGGCAAGATCGATCGGCGATCGTTGAAGACCCAGTACGCCCATTGA
- the hemH gene encoding ferrochelatase → MTPPNDHPAIPEPQIGVLLINLGTPDAPEASAVRRYLAEFLSDPRVVEIPRLAWKPILHGIILRTRPRKSAHAYGQVWTNEGSPLAVVARRQAKALQARLGDSARVEYAMRYGNPGIESTVARLRDAGCNRILAAPLYPQYCAATTATANDALFGALARMRVQPTLRILPPYYDDAVYIDALAANLSRQLAALDFTPDRLLLSFHGMPQRTLELGDPYHCHCQKTARLVGEKLAVPTDIAFQSRFGRAKWLGPATDATLDAYPERGIRRVAVAAPGFSADCLETLEELGIRGRDSFLAAGGERFALLDCLNDSAEGMTMLEQLVRRELAGWVPRT, encoded by the coding sequence GTGACCCCTCCCAACGACCATCCAGCGATCCCGGAACCGCAGATCGGCGTTTTGCTGATCAACCTCGGCACGCCCGATGCGCCGGAGGCGAGCGCGGTACGCCGCTACCTCGCCGAATTCCTAAGCGACCCGCGCGTGGTGGAAATCCCGCGGCTCGCGTGGAAGCCGATCCTGCACGGCATCATCCTGCGCACGCGGCCGCGCAAGTCGGCGCATGCTTATGGCCAGGTGTGGACCAATGAAGGATCGCCGCTGGCGGTCGTTGCGCGGCGGCAGGCCAAGGCACTGCAGGCGCGGTTGGGCGATTCTGCGCGGGTCGAATATGCAATGCGCTACGGCAACCCCGGGATCGAATCGACCGTTGCGCGCCTGCGCGACGCGGGGTGCAACCGGATCCTCGCGGCGCCGCTCTATCCGCAATATTGTGCAGCGACGACCGCGACTGCGAACGATGCCTTGTTCGGGGCATTGGCGCGCATGCGCGTGCAGCCGACATTGCGCATCCTGCCGCCATATTATGACGATGCCGTCTATATCGACGCGCTTGCCGCCAATCTGTCGCGCCAGTTGGCGGCGCTCGATTTCACGCCCGACCGCTTGTTGCTCAGCTTTCACGGCATGCCGCAACGGACGCTCGAGCTCGGCGATCCTTACCACTGCCACTGCCAGAAGACCGCGCGCCTCGTCGGCGAGAAGCTGGCGGTACCGACGGATATTGCGTTCCAGTCGCGCTTCGGGCGGGCCAAGTGGCTCGGCCCGGCAACCGATGCGACACTCGACGCTTATCCCGAGCGAGGCATCCGTCGCGTCGCGGTCGCAGCGCCGGGCTTTTCGGCCGACTGTCTCGAAACGCTGGAAGAACTGGGTATCCGCGGGCGCGACAGCTTCCTTGCCGCCGGCGGCGAGCGCTTCGCCCTGCTCGACTGCCTCAACGATTCAGCCGAAGGGATGACCATGCTGGAGCAGTTGGTCCGCCGGGAACTTGCAGGCTGGGTTCCCCGGACCTAA